The Streptomyces sp. NBC_00691 genome has a segment encoding these proteins:
- a CDS encoding immune inhibitor A domain-containing protein: protein MTNRRRAIRTSAVVVALAATAATASTFTTAWADNHGSVTPSDVRHDPAPGAGVDKTAVDHDLEGPYSKQQEQQRKAALEQVLSGESKVERRNGSQVVKLDSKKYVELGREKTDKIFTILVEFGDKVDTTTLVDRADDDTTDLKPKFGGTPGPLHNQIAQPDRAHDNSTEWQADYNQKHFQDLYFGTGKDAKGQPKQSLKTYYEKTSSGRYSVDGGVSDWVKVEYNEARYGSNYCGNSNCSNVWDAVRDGVTAWTADQKAKGRTDAQIKADLAQYDQWDRYDFDGDGNFNEPDGYIDHFQIVHAGEDESAGGGAQASDALWAHRWYAYGTNAGKTGPANNKAGGTQIGDSGIWVGDYTMQPENGGLGVFAHEYGHDLGLPDLYDTSGLKGAENSTGFWSLMSSGSWLGRGKDAIGDLPGDMNAWDKLQLGWLNYTKVANEARKWNSTHKLGVAEYNTKNPQALVVELPKKAVTTDVVAPAEGATQWWSNMGDDLKNTLTRSVDLTGKTSASLKLKGWYDIELDYDYLYTEVSTDGGANWTALDGTADGKPLPRDASGAPALTDVSGTHKELVYGLDAYAGKKFDLRFRYQTDGGAGGKGFTADAITLTADGATVFSDNAENGDNGWAAKGFSRVGKGFTKEYEQYYIAENRQYVSYDATLKVGPYNFGFTGDKASWVEHYPYQNGLLIWKWDLSQKDNNTAVHPGQGLILPVDSHPTPLKFKDGSLMRNRVQAYDSTFGTYKTDSLLLHKADVAAFVPSLPGNPVFDDRKGTYWLQETARAGVQVTDTNTKIQVVQEPKNGETITVRVGPSTK, encoded by the coding sequence GTGACCAACAGACGACGGGCGATCAGAACGTCCGCAGTTGTTGTGGCGCTCGCGGCCACCGCCGCCACCGCCTCGACCTTCACCACCGCATGGGCGGACAATCACGGCAGCGTGACGCCGTCCGATGTCCGTCACGACCCGGCGCCCGGCGCCGGTGTCGACAAGACGGCGGTCGACCACGACCTCGAGGGTCCCTACAGCAAGCAGCAGGAGCAGCAGCGCAAGGCTGCCCTGGAGCAGGTGCTGAGCGGCGAGTCGAAGGTGGAGCGGCGCAACGGCTCCCAGGTCGTCAAGCTCGACAGCAAGAAGTACGTCGAGCTCGGCCGTGAGAAGACGGACAAGATCTTCACGATCCTCGTCGAGTTCGGCGACAAGGTGGACACCACCACCCTCGTCGACCGCGCCGACGACGACACGACCGACCTGAAGCCGAAGTTCGGCGGCACGCCCGGTCCCCTGCACAACCAGATAGCCCAGCCGGACCGTGCGCACGACAACTCCACGGAATGGCAGGCGGACTACAACCAGAAGCACTTCCAGGACCTGTACTTCGGCACCGGCAAGGACGCCAAGGGACAGCCCAAGCAGTCGCTGAAGACCTACTACGAGAAGACCTCGTCCGGCCGGTACTCGGTCGACGGCGGAGTCTCCGACTGGGTCAAGGTCGAGTACAACGAGGCCCGTTACGGCTCGAACTACTGCGGCAACAGCAACTGCTCCAACGTCTGGGACGCCGTCCGCGACGGTGTCACGGCGTGGACCGCGGACCAGAAGGCCAAGGGCCGTACCGACGCCCAGATCAAGGCCGACCTGGCGCAGTACGACCAGTGGGACCGGTACGACTTCGACGGCGACGGCAACTTCAACGAGCCCGACGGGTACATCGACCACTTCCAGATCGTCCACGCGGGCGAGGACGAGTCGGCGGGCGGCGGCGCCCAGGCGAGCGACGCCCTGTGGGCCCACCGCTGGTACGCCTACGGCACCAACGCGGGCAAGACCGGTCCGGCGAACAACAAGGCCGGCGGCACGCAGATCGGTGACTCCGGCATCTGGGTCGGCGACTACACGATGCAGCCGGAGAACGGCGGCCTCGGCGTCTTCGCGCACGAGTACGGCCACGACCTCGGTCTGCCGGACCTGTACGACACCTCCGGCCTCAAGGGCGCCGAGAACTCGACCGGCTTCTGGTCGCTCATGTCCTCCGGCTCCTGGCTCGGCCGCGGCAAGGACGCCATCGGCGACCTGCCCGGCGACATGAACGCCTGGGACAAGCTGCAGCTCGGCTGGCTGAACTACACCAAGGTCGCCAACGAGGCCCGCAAGTGGAACTCCACCCACAAGCTGGGCGTCGCCGAGTACAACACCAAGAACCCCCAGGCGCTCGTCGTCGAGCTGCCGAAGAAGGCCGTCACCACCGATGTCGTCGCGCCCGCCGAGGGTGCCACGCAGTGGTGGAGCAACATGGGTGACGACCTCAAGAACACCCTGACCCGCTCCGTCGACCTGACGGGCAAGACGTCCGCCTCCCTGAAGCTCAAGGGCTGGTACGACATCGAGCTCGACTACGACTACCTCTACACCGAGGTGTCGACCGACGGCGGCGCCAACTGGACGGCCCTGGACGGCACCGCCGACGGCAAGCCGCTCCCGCGCGACGCCAGCGGCGCCCCGGCGCTGACCGACGTCTCGGGCACGCACAAGGAGCTCGTCTACGGCCTCGACGCCTACGCGGGCAAGAAGTTCGACCTCCGCTTCCGCTACCAGACGGACGGCGGCGCCGGCGGCAAGGGCTTCACGGCCGACGCCATCACGCTGACCGCCGACGGTGCCACCGTCTTCTCGGACAACGCCGAGAACGGTGACAACGGCTGGGCGGCCAAGGGCTTCTCGCGGGTCGGCAAGGGCTTCACGAAGGAGTACGAGCAGTACTACATCGCGGAGAACCGCCAGTACGTCTCGTACGACGCCACCCTCAAGGTCGGCCCGTACAACTTCGGGTTCACCGGTGACAAGGCCAGCTGGGTCGAGCACTACCCGTACCAGAACGGTCTGCTCATCTGGAAGTGGGACCTCTCCCAGAAGGACAACAACACCGCGGTCCACCCGGGCCAGGGTCTGATCCTTCCGGTCGACTCCCACCCGACGCCGCTGAAGTTCAAGGACGGCAGCCTGATGCGCAACCGCGTCCAGGCCTACGACTCCACCTTCGGCACGTACAAGACCGACAGCCTCCTGCTCCACAAGGCCGACGTCGCGGCGTTCGTCCCGTCGCTGCCGGGCAACCCGGTCTTCGACGACCGCAAGGGCACGTACTGGCTCCAGGAGACGGCGCGCGCCGGTGTCCAGGTAACTGACACCAACACCAAGATCCAGGTCGTCCAGGAGCCGAAGAACGGCGAGACGATCACGGTCCGCGTGGGTCCGTCCACGAAGTAA
- the clpS gene encoding ATP-dependent Clp protease adapter ClpS: protein MSVAPIEIERTESAEEVSAVVEPDVPWVTLVHNDPVNLMSYVTYVFQAYFGYSKDKAHKLMLDVHHKGRAVVSSGTREEMERDVQAMHGYGLWATLTQDRG, encoded by the coding sequence GTGAGCGTCGCGCCTATTGAGATCGAACGTACGGAATCGGCCGAGGAGGTCTCCGCGGTCGTCGAACCGGACGTGCCCTGGGTGACCCTCGTGCACAACGATCCGGTCAACCTGATGAGCTACGTGACCTACGTCTTCCAGGCGTACTTCGGCTATTCCAAGGACAAGGCGCACAAGCTGATGCTCGACGTGCACCACAAGGGCCGTGCGGTGGTCTCCAGCGGCACCCGCGAGGAGATGGAGCGCGACGTGCAGGCGATGCACGGCTACGGCCTCTGGGCGACCCTCACCCAGGACCGCGGCTGA
- a CDS encoding tetratricopeptide repeat protein, producing MKTQNVSRTVLAAGVGAVLAATALLYVPEFLDQGPPRPPGPADRAAVAAHAGAQASLPDLAALITDRERWLRDHPDDDASWAELGAAYTERGARLGDVRDFPRAERALRRSLAERPAARGNTAAELGLGALAGARGDWTSAREWGEKVRKAEPRRWPVYPVLMDAYNGLGDYKAAQKAMETLAGLHAGAMVRTRAAGSYRDRGWREDADAAALDAVALADTAPDKAAALGRLGDLAWERGEPDEALARFSAALSRVRDHGPSLAGRARALAALGRTDEALREWRAALARLPLPEYVLEAGELAESLGMDGDARALYGRLRSGTWADGEVTLALLDADHGNAAAAVTRMRAEWARGHRSVRVADALGWALYRAGRPKEALEYATRATEEGLRSALFAYHRGEIERVLEESGPARRHLAEALRINPHFSPLLAPKAAESVAALGEPSDELPKELRPEPEPRPEKPRRAEPVSAPKPTAAARG from the coding sequence ATGAAGACGCAGAACGTGTCGAGGACGGTCCTCGCGGCCGGAGTGGGCGCGGTGCTCGCGGCGACGGCGCTCCTTTACGTCCCCGAGTTCCTCGACCAGGGGCCGCCGCGTCCGCCCGGCCCGGCGGATCGGGCGGCGGTCGCGGCCCACGCGGGCGCGCAGGCCTCGCTCCCCGACCTGGCCGCGCTCATCACCGACCGCGAGAGGTGGCTGCGCGACCACCCGGACGACGACGCGTCCTGGGCGGAGCTCGGCGCGGCGTACACGGAGCGGGGCGCGCGCCTCGGTGACGTACGGGACTTTCCGCGCGCCGAGAGGGCGTTGCGGCGCTCGCTGGCCGAACGGCCCGCCGCGCGCGGCAACACGGCCGCCGAGCTGGGTCTGGGGGCGCTCGCGGGGGCGCGCGGCGACTGGACGTCGGCCAGGGAGTGGGGCGAGAAGGTCCGGAAGGCGGAGCCGCGCCGCTGGCCCGTGTACCCGGTCCTGATGGACGCGTACAACGGCCTCGGGGACTACAAGGCGGCCCAGAAGGCGATGGAGACCCTGGCGGGGCTCCACGCGGGCGCGATGGTGCGGACGAGGGCCGCGGGGAGCTACCGCGACCGGGGTTGGCGTGAGGACGCCGACGCGGCGGCGCTCGACGCGGTGGCGCTGGCGGACACCGCCCCGGACAAGGCGGCGGCGCTGGGGCGGCTCGGCGACCTGGCGTGGGAGCGGGGCGAACCGGACGAGGCGCTCGCCCGGTTCTCGGCGGCGCTGTCGCGGGTACGGGACCACGGGCCCTCGCTCGCGGGCCGGGCGCGGGCGCTGGCGGCGCTGGGCCGCACGGACGAGGCGCTGCGGGAGTGGCGGGCGGCGCTGGCCCGGCTGCCGCTGCCGGAGTACGTCCTGGAGGCGGGCGAGCTGGCCGAGTCGCTGGGCATGGACGGGGACGCGCGGGCGCTGTACGGGCGGCTGCGGAGCGGCACATGGGCGGACGGGGAGGTGACCCTGGCGCTGCTCGACGCGGACCACGGCAACGCGGCGGCGGCGGTCACCCGGATGCGGGCGGAGTGGGCGCGCGGGCACCGCTCGGTGCGGGTGGCGGACGCGCTGGGGTGGGCGTTGTACCGGGCGGGCCGGCCGAAGGAGGCGCTGGAGTACGCGACACGGGCCACGGAGGAGGGGCTGCGGAGCGCGCTCTTCGCTTACCACCGGGGCGAGATCGAGCGGGTCCTGGAGGAGTCCGGCCCGGCCCGCCGGCACCTGGCGGAGGCGCTGCGGATCAACCCGCACTTCTCGCCGCTGCTGGCGCCGAAGGCGGCGGAGTCGGTGGCGGCGCTCGGCGAGCCCTCGGACGAACTCCCGAAGGAACTCCGCCCGGAGCCGGAACCGCGCCCGGAGAAGCCCCGGCGGGCGGAACCGGTGTCGGCGCCGAAGCCCACGGCGGCGGCACGGGGTTAG
- a CDS encoding RDD family protein, giving the protein MATPPGGGGEVPQAGYYPDPSIPGYIRFWNGGAWVPGTSRPAPTDGEVPPGPPASSIPAGPILASGPAPAPAAAQPARPEPEPVQPRQPARIEPQRPQEQQLPPRQQLPEQQLQPVQPQHRLPERQPYPPQPQPAPEPVRPAASVPAQAQVPAPAQLPAQDRSPALAPAPTVEETGPVFFDEEPAPAEPASAWQADTSRQTGFGGDLDQKVSWGAPRTPDPRTPADWPVAGAGESEPESAARSAAPAADPRATGGAARLGGMPVTPIPAPNPAAAPQPQPAPQAPRPQPAPQPAPEPAAGTAPAPARQAPAPAPTAPSWAQQPQPQAQQPQPQSQDPQQPVVPWKPPVDDLFVQAARAQASARPAGLGRRLTARLIDTLVLGALVGGAAFPFVTAALDHIDGKIEAARQSGVTVQVWLVDGTTSVQFGIALAAFFVIGVLYEALPTARWGRTLGKKLCGIEVRDIEAHQPPRFGAALRRWLVYSVLGLLALGVLNVLWCLFDRPWRQCWHDKAARTFVAR; this is encoded by the coding sequence GTGGCTACTCCTCCTGGAGGCGGCGGAGAGGTACCGCAGGCGGGGTACTACCCGGACCCGTCCATTCCCGGGTACATCCGGTTCTGGAACGGGGGCGCCTGGGTTCCCGGTACGAGCAGGCCCGCGCCCACGGACGGTGAGGTTCCGCCGGGTCCGCCGGCCTCGTCGATCCCGGCCGGCCCGATCCTGGCCTCCGGCCCGGCGCCCGCACCGGCCGCGGCGCAGCCGGCCCGGCCCGAGCCGGAGCCGGTCCAGCCGCGGCAGCCCGCGCGGATCGAGCCGCAGCGGCCCCAGGAGCAGCAGCTCCCGCCGCGGCAGCAGCTCCCCGAGCAGCAGCTCCAGCCGGTCCAGCCGCAGCACCGGCTCCCCGAGCGGCAGCCGTACCCGCCGCAGCCGCAGCCCGCTCCCGAGCCCGTGCGGCCCGCCGCCTCCGTTCCGGCCCAGGCCCAGGTCCCGGCGCCCGCGCAGCTTCCCGCGCAGGACCGGTCGCCCGCCCTCGCCCCCGCGCCCACCGTGGAGGAGACCGGACCCGTCTTCTTCGACGAGGAGCCGGCCCCCGCGGAACCCGCCTCCGCCTGGCAGGCGGACACCTCCCGCCAGACCGGCTTCGGCGGCGACCTCGACCAGAAGGTCTCCTGGGGCGCGCCCCGGACCCCCGACCCGCGCACCCCGGCCGACTGGCCGGTCGCCGGTGCGGGTGAATCCGAGCCCGAGAGCGCGGCACGGTCCGCCGCCCCGGCGGCGGACCCCCGGGCCACCGGGGGAGCGGCACGCCTCGGCGGGATGCCGGTCACACCGATCCCCGCCCCGAACCCTGCCGCGGCGCCTCAGCCGCAGCCCGCCCCGCAGGCCCCCCGGCCCCAGCCGGCCCCCCAGCCGGCCCCGGAGCCCGCCGCGGGGACCGCCCCCGCGCCCGCGCGCCAGGCGCCCGCCCCGGCGCCCACGGCCCCCTCCTGGGCCCAGCAGCCGCAGCCGCAGGCACAACAGCCGCAGCCCCAGTCGCAGGACCCGCAGCAGCCCGTCGTCCCCTGGAAGCCGCCCGTCGACGACCTGTTCGTCCAGGCGGCCCGCGCGCAGGCCTCCGCGCGTCCCGCCGGGCTCGGCCGGAGGCTGACCGCCCGGTTGATCGACACCCTCGTCCTGGGCGCGCTCGTCGGGGGCGCGGCCTTCCCGTTCGTGACCGCTGCCCTCGACCACATCGACGGCAAGATCGAGGCGGCCAGGCAGTCCGGCGTCACCGTCCAGGTGTGGCTGGTCGACGGCACGACCTCGGTGCAGTTCGGCATCGCGCTGGCCGCCTTCTTCGTCATCGGCGTGCTGTACGAGGCGCTGCCGACCGCCAGGTGGGGGCGCACGCTCGGCAAGAAGCTGTGCGGGATCGAGGTGCGGGACATCGAGGCGCACCAGCCGCCGCGGTTCGGCGCGGCCCTGCGCCGCTGGCTCGTCTACAGCGTCCTGGGGCTGCTGGCCCTCGGCGTCCTCAACGTGCTGTGGTGCCTCTTCGACCGCCCGTGGCGGCAGTGCTGGCACGACAAGGCCGCCCGTACCTTCGTGGCACGCTGA
- a CDS encoding RDD family protein yields MSTDQPPPGQPPEEDPFLKRPQEPPPPSAGQPPPAGPPPEGPPPGGPPPGGPPPGGPPPGSPYGPAGGSPYGSPGGSPYDNAPPPPPPYGGYGAGYGGTDPLSGMPPLAESGKRIIARVIDWLIIAIPLAIIGIPFKVYSRATEDGNDFGDTVNSLNGGSQLIFQLITIVAFVAYDTVMTAKAGQTLGKKWMKLRVAMLNDGSTPPMSQSLLRAIVLWVPALVCCACLWPLLLLILILVDKPYKQGLHDKAAKTVVVSVPQ; encoded by the coding sequence ATGAGCACCGACCAGCCGCCGCCCGGCCAGCCGCCCGAGGAGGACCCGTTCCTCAAGAGGCCGCAGGAGCCTCCGCCGCCCTCCGCCGGCCAGCCGCCGCCCGCCGGACCGCCCCCGGAAGGGCCTCCGCCGGGAGGCCCCCCGCCCGGAGGCCCCCCGCCGGGAGGTCCGCCGCCCGGGAGTCCGTACGGACCCGCGGGCGGTTCGCCGTACGGCTCCCCTGGCGGCTCCCCGTACGACAACGCGCCGCCGCCCCCGCCCCCGTACGGCGGCTACGGCGCCGGGTACGGAGGGACCGATCCGCTCTCCGGCATGCCGCCGCTCGCCGAGTCGGGCAAGCGCATCATCGCCCGCGTCATCGACTGGCTGATCATCGCGATCCCGCTGGCGATCATCGGCATCCCGTTCAAGGTCTACTCACGGGCGACCGAGGACGGCAACGACTTCGGCGACACGGTCAACAGCCTCAACGGCGGCAGCCAGCTGATCTTCCAGCTGATCACGATCGTCGCGTTCGTCGCGTACGACACCGTGATGACGGCCAAGGCGGGCCAGACCCTCGGCAAGAAGTGGATGAAGCTGCGGGTCGCGATGCTCAACGACGGCTCGACGCCCCCCATGAGCCAGTCGCTGCTGCGCGCGATCGTCCTGTGGGTGCCGGCTCTGGTCTGCTGCGCCTGCCTGTGGCCGCTGCTCCTGCTGATCCTGATCCTGGTCGACAAGCCCTACAAGCAGGGTCTGCACGACAAGGCGGCGAAGACGGTGGTGGTCTCCGTCCCGCAGTAG
- a CDS encoding nicotinate phosphoribosyltransferase gives MNAADLGLPVDVPSTALFTDQYELTMLQAALRGGTADRRSVFEVFTRRLPEGRRYGVLAGVGRVLDAVENFRFDPAVLGFLREQGIVDEPTLEWLARYRFTGDIWGYPEGEVYFPGSPVLRVEGSFAECVLLETVILSILNHDSAIAAAASRMSAAAGGRRLIEMGARRTHELAAVAASRAAYVGGFDSTSDLAAGFRYGIPTVGTSAHAFTLLHDSERDAFRAQVDSLGRGTTLLVDTYDVAEAVRTAVEVAGPELGAVRIDSGDLLLVAHRVRQQLDELGARDTRIVVTSDLDEYAIASLAAAPVDAYGVGTQLVTGSGHPTCSMVYKLVARASSADLKAPLTPVAKKSLGGKASVGGRKWAARRPDAYGVAEAEVLGTGPVPPELADHQLLVELVKGGDVVAREPLEAARARHIAARAGLPMSAIQLSRGEPVLPTEYF, from the coding sequence ATGAACGCTGCGGACCTTGGGCTGCCGGTGGACGTGCCGTCGACCGCGCTCTTCACCGATCAGTACGAGCTGACCATGCTCCAGGCCGCCCTCCGGGGCGGCACCGCCGACCGGCGCTCGGTCTTCGAGGTCTTCACCCGGCGACTGCCCGAGGGACGGCGCTACGGCGTCCTCGCGGGCGTCGGCCGGGTCCTCGACGCCGTCGAGAACTTCCGGTTCGACCCCGCCGTCCTGGGCTTCCTGCGGGAGCAGGGAATCGTCGACGAGCCGACCCTGGAATGGCTCGCCCGCTACCGCTTCACCGGCGACATCTGGGGCTACCCCGAGGGCGAGGTGTACTTCCCCGGCTCGCCCGTCCTGCGCGTCGAGGGCTCCTTCGCCGAGTGCGTGCTCCTGGAGACGGTGATCCTCTCCATCCTCAACCACGACTCGGCCATCGCCGCCGCCGCCTCCCGCATGTCGGCCGCGGCCGGCGGGCGCCGCCTGATCGAGATGGGGGCCCGGCGCACCCACGAGCTGGCGGCCGTCGCCGCCTCCCGCGCCGCGTACGTCGGCGGCTTCGACTCCACCTCGGACCTCGCGGCCGGCTTCCGCTACGGCATCCCGACCGTCGGCACCTCCGCCCACGCCTTCACGCTCCTCCACGACAGCGAGCGGGACGCCTTCCGCGCCCAGGTCGACTCCCTCGGCCGCGGTACGACCCTGCTCGTCGACACCTACGACGTGGCCGAGGCCGTCCGGACGGCCGTCGAGGTGGCGGGGCCCGAGCTCGGGGCCGTCCGGATCGACTCCGGCGACCTGCTGCTCGTCGCCCACCGGGTCCGGCAGCAGCTCGACGAGCTCGGCGCGCGGGACACCAGGATCGTCGTCACCTCGGACCTCGACGAGTACGCCATCGCCTCCCTCGCGGCGGCCCCGGTCGACGCGTACGGCGTGGGCACCCAGCTGGTCACCGGCAGCGGCCACCCGACCTGCTCCATGGTCTACAAGCTGGTCGCCCGCGCCTCGTCGGCCGACCTCAAGGCCCCCCTCACCCCGGTCGCCAAGAAGTCCCTCGGCGGCAAGGCCTCGGTCGGCGGGCGCAAGTGGGCGGCACGCCGGCCCGACGCGTACGGCGTCGCCGAGGCGGAGGTCCTGGGCACCGGTCCGGTCCCGCCGGAGCTCGCCGACCACCAGTTGCTGGTCGAGCTGGTCAAGGGTGGCGACGTGGTGGCCCGGGAGCCCCTGGAGGCCGCCCGGGCCCGGCACATCGCGGCCCGCGCCGGGCTGCCGATGTCGGCGATCCAGCTCTCCCGGGGCGAGCCGGTGCTGCCGACGGAGTACTTCTAG
- a CDS encoding nicotinamidase has translation MHRALIVVDVQNDFCEGGSLAVTGGADVAAAITDLVGQTAGSAYRHVVATRDHHVDPGAHFAPAGEEPDYVTSWPVHCVAGTEGVGFHPNFAPAVASGAIDAVFDKGAYDAAYSGFEGHDENGRTLAEWLREREVTEVDVVGIATDHCVRATALDAAREGFRTHVLLDLTAGVAKETTDRALEELRTAGVELTGKPVVA, from the coding sequence ATGCACCGCGCATTGATCGTTGTGGACGTTCAGAACGACTTCTGCGAGGGCGGCAGCCTCGCGGTGACCGGTGGCGCCGACGTCGCCGCCGCCATCACCGACCTGGTCGGCCAGACGGCGGGCAGCGCCTACCGGCACGTGGTCGCCACCCGTGACCACCATGTCGACCCGGGCGCGCACTTCGCGCCGGCCGGCGAGGAGCCGGACTACGTCACCTCCTGGCCGGTGCACTGCGTGGCCGGCACGGAGGGGGTCGGCTTCCACCCGAACTTCGCGCCGGCCGTCGCCAGCGGGGCGATCGACGCCGTCTTCGACAAGGGCGCGTACGACGCGGCGTACAGCGGCTTCGAGGGGCACGACGAGAACGGGCGGACGCTCGCGGAGTGGCTCCGCGAGCGGGAGGTCACCGAGGTCGACGTGGTGGGCATCGCCACCGACCACTGTGTGCGGGCCACGGCCCTGGACGCGGCCCGCGAGGGCTTCCGCACCCATGTGCTGCTCGATCTGACGGCCGGCGTCGCGAAGGAGACGACGGACCGGGCCCTGGAGGAGCTGCGGACGGCGGGCGTGGAGCTGACCGGCAAGCCCGTGGTGGCCTGA
- a CDS encoding FAD-binding oxidoreductase, whose product MDDLLTRLRAGLPAEALLTDPDVTASYANDMASFCEAGAPAVVVLPRTVEQVQHVMRAATEFRVPVVPQGARTGLSGGANASEGCIVLSLVKMDRILEINPVDRIAVVEPGVVNAVLSRAVAEHGLSYPPDPSSWETCTIGGNIGTASGGLCCVKYGVTAEYVLGLDVVLADGRLLTTGRRTAKGVAGYDLTRLFVGSEGSLGIVVRAVLQLKPQPPAQLVLAAEFPSAAAACAAVCTIMERGHTPSLLELMDRTTVQAVNTMARMGLPDTTEALLLCAFDTPDPAADLAAVAELCAAAGATEVVPAADAAESELLLQARRLSLTALETIKPATMIDDVCVPRTRLAEMLAGTAAVAEKYDLTIGVCAHAGDGNTHPVVCFDHTDEDESRRARESFDEIMALGLALGGTITGEHGVGVLKKEWLARELGPVGLELQRGIKATFDPLGLLNPGKLF is encoded by the coding sequence ATGGACGATCTTCTGACGCGGCTGCGTGCCGGGCTGCCCGCCGAGGCGCTGCTCACCGATCCGGACGTGACCGCCTCCTACGCGAACGACATGGCGAGCTTCTGCGAGGCCGGTGCCCCGGCCGTCGTCGTGCTCCCGCGCACCGTCGAGCAGGTGCAGCACGTCATGCGCGCCGCGACCGAATTCCGCGTCCCCGTCGTCCCGCAGGGAGCCCGCACGGGCCTCTCCGGCGGCGCCAACGCCTCCGAGGGCTGCATCGTGCTCTCCCTGGTCAAGATGGACCGCATCCTGGAGATCAACCCGGTCGACCGGATCGCCGTCGTCGAACCGGGTGTCGTCAACGCGGTGCTGTCACGGGCCGTCGCCGAGCACGGCCTCTCCTACCCGCCGGACCCGTCCAGCTGGGAGACGTGCACCATCGGCGGAAACATCGGCACCGCCTCAGGCGGTCTGTGCTGTGTGAAGTACGGGGTGACGGCCGAGTACGTCCTCGGCCTCGACGTCGTCCTCGCCGACGGCCGGCTCCTGACCACCGGCCGCCGCACCGCCAAGGGCGTCGCCGGCTATGACCTGACCAGGCTCTTCGTCGGTTCTGAGGGCAGCCTCGGCATCGTCGTCCGGGCGGTGCTCCAGCTCAAGCCGCAGCCCCCGGCGCAGCTCGTGCTGGCCGCCGAGTTCCCCTCCGCGGCCGCCGCCTGTGCGGCCGTCTGCACGATCATGGAGCGCGGCCACACCCCGTCGTTGCTCGAACTGATGGACCGCACCACCGTCCAGGCCGTCAACACGATGGCCCGCATGGGTCTGCCCGACACCACCGAGGCCCTGCTCCTGTGTGCCTTCGACACCCCCGACCCGGCCGCCGATCTGGCCGCCGTGGCGGAGCTGTGCGCGGCGGCGGGCGCCACCGAGGTCGTCCCGGCCGCCGACGCCGCGGAGTCCGAACTCCTCCTCCAGGCACGCCGCCTCTCCCTCACGGCCCTGGAGACGATCAAGCCGGCGACGATGATCGACGACGTGTGCGTGCCGCGTACGCGGCTCGCCGAGATGCTCGCCGGCACGGCGGCGGTCGCGGAGAAGTACGACCTGACCATCGGGGTCTGCGCGCACGCCGGTGACGGCAACACCCATCCCGTCGTCTGCTTCGACCACACCGACGAGGACGAGTCGCGGCGCGCGCGGGAGTCCTTCGACGAGATCATGGCGCTCGGGCTCGCGCTCGGCGGCACGATCACCGGCGAGCACGGCGTGGGCGTCCTCAAGAAGGAGTGGCTGGCACGGGAGCTGGGGCCGGTCGGACTCGAGCTCCAGCGCGGGATCAAGGCCACCTTCGACCCGCTGGGACTGCTCAATCCCGGAAAGCTCTTCTGA
- a CDS encoding SsgA family sporulation/cell division regulator: protein MQNTDNTTVERELELKLVLSPERAVPVPARLAYRTDDPYAVHITFHIGTDHPVNWTFARELLVEGVFRACGHGDVRIWPTKVDGRGVILMALSSPDGDALLEAPSAQVSAWLERTLRAVPPGTEAERLGIDDGLAELLATTVIADELWLRDPWPSDESQDGEL from the coding sequence ATGCAGAACACCGACAACACCACCGTCGAGCGCGAGCTGGAGCTCAAGCTGGTGCTCTCGCCCGAGCGCGCCGTCCCCGTCCCCGCCCGGCTCGCCTACCGCACGGACGACCCGTACGCCGTCCACATCACCTTCCACATCGGCACCGACCACCCGGTCAACTGGACGTTCGCGCGCGAACTCCTGGTCGAGGGCGTGTTCCGGGCCTGCGGGCACGGTGACGTGCGGATCTGGCCCACGAAGGTCGACGGCCGCGGCGTCATCCTGATGGCGCTCTCCTCCCCCGACGGCGACGCCCTGCTGGAGGCCCCCTCCGCGCAGGTGTCCGCCTGGCTGGAGCGGACCCTGCGCGCGGTGCCGCCGGGCACCGAGGCCGAGCGGCTCGGCATCGACGACGGACTCGCCGAACTCCTGGCGACCACCGTGATCGCCGACGAGCTGTGGCTGCGCGACCCCTGGCCGTCGGACGAGTCGCAGGACGGCGAGCTGTGA